The proteins below are encoded in one region of Myxococcales bacterium:
- a CDS encoding SDR family oxidoreductase — protein sequence MKLVNRNILITGAASGIGKSMAMLCAKKHATLILWDRDPEGLKQCLSELPSTGPAPHRSYVIDLASREQIENTAKRTLEQVGPVDVLINNAGVVSGNALLQITAEQIERTFKVNTLAPIWTTRAFLPSMQRREAGHIVTIASAAGLVGAAKLSDYCASKFAAIGFDEALRVELKRNKSPIRTTIICPFYINTGMFTGVKTRFPLLLPILEGQYVAKKTIRAIEKDKATLMMPRILHLLPLLRLLPVPLFDALANFLGINHSMDDFIGRKTLSNDDRT from the coding sequence ATGAAACTTGTTAATCGAAATATTCTTATTACTGGCGCTGCAAGTGGCATTGGGAAAAGCATGGCCATGCTCTGCGCCAAAAAACATGCAACGCTTATCCTATGGGATAGAGATCCAGAAGGGCTAAAGCAATGTCTAAGCGAATTGCCATCAACTGGGCCGGCTCCACACCGTAGCTACGTAATCGATCTTGCATCACGCGAACAAATCGAGAACACCGCCAAACGCACCCTTGAGCAAGTCGGACCTGTTGATGTCCTCATCAACAATGCGGGCGTCGTCAGCGGGAACGCTTTGCTCCAAATCACAGCAGAGCAAATTGAACGCACCTTCAAGGTCAATACACTCGCGCCTATTTGGACAACCCGTGCTTTCCTTCCGAGCATGCAACGCCGAGAAGCAGGACACATTGTCACTATCGCTTCTGCAGCCGGATTAGTTGGTGCCGCTAAACTAAGCGATTATTGCGCCAGCAAATTTGCAGCCATCGGTTTTGATGAGGCGCTCCGCGTTGAACTCAAGCGCAATAAAAGCCCTATTCGCACCACGATTATTTGCCCTTTTTACATCAACACCGGCATGTTTACTGGCGTAAAAACCCGTTTTCCATTGCTCCTACCCATCCTTGAGGGGCAGTATGTCGCAAAAAAAACAATCCGCGCGATCGAAAAAGACAAAGCAACGCTTATGATGCCGCGAATCTTACACCTGCTACCATTGCTTCGACTTTTACCTGTGCCCCTGTTTGATGCCTTGGCAAATTTTCTTGGGATCAATCACTCGATGGACGACTTTATTGGCCGAAAAACCCTTTCCAATGACGACCGCACATAG
- a CDS encoding histidine kinase, translating into MHVTVILIELAEKMGLLASAALVAVLLPPLRAVVLGRGRRIDKLAVVFLGLGLSAWGGLLGLQVGGEHINLRGIGILIAAVLGGPKAGLLVGLGGGLLAAARSDVQIAPWVLFASFVDGTAAGYLSKRYPDLFKSWRSFFTCSLVQALNLGVVGIGLLWAGDAARYVPAWPAHLVKISVNPAAVTLFLSVAHLVMAREQAAVDLSRAQSAAEASALQSLRQRLEPHFLFNALNALRATIRRDPHKARELVSDLADLYRYLLRSDERTTLKEELDHAQAYLAIERLRLGEERIGIVTQVPSDLYAYQIPSLVLQPLVENAIKHGIAAHKGAGVVTVTAQLHGGDLEIAVEDQCQGAMQHVPKGAGIALDTLKKRLHLMYSDKASLELCLTSLGARSVLRMPVAECAP; encoded by the coding sequence ATGCACGTTACGGTGATTTTAATAGAGCTGGCTGAAAAGATGGGGCTATTGGCTTCTGCCGCACTTGTCGCGGTGCTATTGCCTCCTTTGCGTGCTGTTGTGCTGGGGCGTGGTCGGCGGATTGATAAACTAGCCGTGGTTTTTTTGGGCTTGGGATTGTCCGCTTGGGGGGGCTTGTTGGGCTTACAGGTCGGCGGTGAGCATATTAACCTGCGCGGCATTGGTATTTTGATTGCCGCGGTGCTGGGTGGTCCTAAGGCGGGTTTGCTCGTTGGGCTTGGTGGTGGTTTATTGGCTGCGGCACGAAGTGATGTGCAGATTGCTCCTTGGGTGCTGTTTGCTTCTTTTGTCGATGGAACTGCCGCGGGTTATCTATCGAAGCGATATCCAGATTTGTTCAAGAGCTGGCGTAGTTTCTTTACCTGTTCACTCGTTCAAGCTCTCAATCTTGGGGTCGTTGGGATCGGACTGTTGTGGGCGGGCGATGCAGCCCGCTACGTGCCTGCATGGCCAGCACATCTAGTAAAAATCAGCGTTAATCCGGCAGCGGTTACGCTTTTTTTGTCGGTTGCGCATTTGGTGATGGCGCGCGAGCAGGCCGCGGTCGACTTAAGTAGAGCACAATCGGCAGCTGAGGCATCAGCTTTACAAAGTTTGAGACAACGACTAGAGCCACATTTTCTATTTAATGCATTGAATGCATTGCGTGCAACGATTCGGCGTGATCCACACAAAGCACGTGAACTTGTTTCCGATCTTGCGGATTTGTATCGTTATCTTTTGCGAAGTGATGAGCGAACCACGCTTAAGGAAGAATTGGATCATGCTCAAGCTTATTTAGCTATTGAGCGATTGCGACTTGGAGAGGAGCGCATAGGAATTGTAACGCAAGTGCCATCTGATCTGTATGCCTATCAAATACCATCACTCGTTCTGCAACCACTGGTTGAAAACGCAATCAAGCATGGTATCGCTGCTCACAAAGGAGCAGGCGTTGTGACTGTAACGGCTCAGCTGCATGGTGGAGATCTTGAAATTGCGGTAGAAGATCAATGTCAGGGTGCAATGCAACATGTTCCAAAAGGGGCGGGCATAGCGCTTGATACCTTGAAGAAGCGACTTCATTTGATGTACAGCGATAAAGCAAGTCTAGAACTTTGCTTGACTAGTCTTGGTGCGCGAAGTGTGTTGCGTATGCCAGTGGCGGAGTGTGCTCCATGA
- a CDS encoding response regulator, which produces MKTLSVMLVDDEPLARDELSFLLGQCEGVKVVSQAENATEALQRFEEQPVDLVFVDLRMPGPDGLSLIERLKARSSMLKVIIVTAHSEGALQAFDVEANDYLLKPVRLERLKKSLLRVGAKSSVDNSFERFAVKSERGLSLLNLRDVIAFETRDEHCGQ; this is translated from the coding sequence ATGAAAACCCTAAGTGTCATGTTGGTGGACGATGAACCGTTGGCTCGTGATGAGCTCTCCTTTCTTTTGGGGCAGTGTGAGGGCGTAAAAGTAGTGAGTCAGGCGGAAAATGCTACGGAAGCGTTGCAACGTTTTGAAGAGCAGCCGGTGGATCTTGTCTTTGTGGATTTGCGTATGCCGGGGCCCGACGGTCTATCACTCATTGAGCGACTCAAGGCGCGTTCATCAATGCTTAAAGTTATTATTGTCACTGCACATAGCGAAGGAGCGCTTCAAGCTTTCGATGTTGAAGCCAATGATTATCTGTTGAAGCCAGTACGCTTGGAACGTCTCAAAAAAAGCTTGTTGCGTGTTGGGGCAAAATCTTCTGTGGACAATTCGTTTGAGCGCTTTGCCGTGAAAAGTGAACGTGGGCTTTCTCTTTTAAATCTTAGAGATGTTATAGCGTTTGAAACGCGCGACGAACATTGTGGGCAGTGA
- a CDS encoding LytTR family transcriptional regulator: protein MTKDARFPLDRTLAELEQILPEKEFFRSHRTVLVRLDKIEAIEVVSKGVFALQMNHPDHLCVPLARDRAKELRARIPTLG, encoded by the coding sequence GTGACTAAAGATGCTCGTTTTCCTTTGGATCGCACACTTGCAGAGCTTGAACAGATCTTGCCGGAAAAAGAATTTTTTCGTTCCCACCGAACGGTGCTTGTCCGTCTTGATAAGATTGAGGCTATCGAAGTAGTAAGCAAAGGTGTGTTTGCTCTGCAAATGAATCACCCTGATCATTTATGCGTTCCTCTTGCCCGCGATCGCGCCAAAGAACTACGCGCCCGCATACCCACTCTTGGCTAG
- a CDS encoding tetratricopeptide repeat protein: MLETEDEIREIKKEIIESRGLIIKTNNLTSSLAADIKSIAKRQASDERRSFWNSAVAYILFAALSFIALKLLSDARINEIESEQASVVKNSEATKRQLADLSKKLERRSRAEQHALEFYGLIRSSKREEAIHRYETLKNEPLSPTEEKFFDAQVRKFRHELARTNYQEGLNLLGNGRYAEGAEALKTALKLDEHGPDALAIRFELARAMQKLNQTAEAVVLVQTVLEDEEGKALHDDALWLLSHCYESLGHLDDAVGSLRKLLRKFPRSEFAASARRRLGVLANRARSSTKKAP, translated from the coding sequence ATGCTGGAAACAGAAGACGAGATTCGCGAGATCAAGAAAGAAATTATTGAATCGCGTGGACTAATTATAAAGACCAACAATCTGACCAGTTCTCTTGCGGCCGATATTAAGTCTATTGCAAAAAGACAAGCCAGTGATGAACGGCGGTCTTTTTGGAACAGTGCGGTTGCTTACATTCTCTTTGCGGCACTTTCTTTTATCGCCCTGAAGCTTCTATCGGATGCTCGGATTAACGAAATTGAATCGGAACAGGCCAGCGTTGTAAAAAACAGCGAAGCGACAAAAAGACAATTGGCTGATCTGTCCAAGAAGCTAGAGCGTCGCAGTCGCGCAGAGCAGCATGCGCTTGAATTTTATGGATTAATACGTTCATCAAAACGTGAAGAAGCGATTCATCGTTACGAGACTCTAAAGAATGAACCACTTTCTCCTACGGAAGAGAAGTTCTTCGATGCGCAGGTTCGTAAGTTCAGACATGAACTAGCCAGAACCAATTATCAAGAAGGATTAAATCTACTTGGCAATGGCCGATATGCGGAGGGTGCTGAGGCTCTAAAAACTGCGCTTAAACTTGATGAACATGGTCCCGATGCTTTGGCTATACGGTTTGAGCTTGCACGAGCCATGCAGAAACTGAATCAGACTGCAGAGGCGGTGGTTTTGGTGCAAACGGTTCTCGAAGACGAAGAAGGCAAGGCCCTGCATGACGATGCGCTGTGGCTATTGAGCCACTGTTACGAATCGCTGGGGCACCTCGATGACGCGGTGGGCAGCCTGCGAAAGCTACTACGAAAGTTTCCGCGATCGGAATTTGCAGCTTCGGCGCGCCGTAGGCTTGGCGTGCTTGCGAATCGCGCAAGGTCTTCAACAAAAAAGGCTCCCTAA
- a CDS encoding patatin-like phospholipase family protein: protein MNRGSYPKLAFVGSGGATKGIAHLGALKALEELGLKPDIYVGTSAGAIVSAFAAQNFCADQMVDWMRLPWRRQHSKGALKSRYFIGWPTLEQLKNPGYLSSGLLSIDRLEQFLARRLPINDFRRLDKTLIVTAADVDQSKRVVFGRGYRDDVPISQALAASSCVPVLFRPYKIGDRFYMDGEVVRTLSVDLAVEAGADVVVISNVYRPYLTRPNESSVALQGLGAVARQSLNVVLSEKEKRGLDLIHQQYPHVRILNVSADLGKFPFLSRRNGKTLLGRGYREALRILSAAASDGVFGRR from the coding sequence GTGAATCGGGGCTCCTATCCCAAGCTGGCGTTTGTGGGTTCAGGGGGCGCTACAAAAGGTATAGCGCATTTAGGTGCGCTCAAGGCGCTGGAGGAGCTTGGGCTCAAGCCAGATATCTACGTCGGGACTTCTGCGGGCGCGATTGTAAGTGCATTTGCGGCGCAGAATTTTTGTGCCGATCAGATGGTGGATTGGATGCGTTTGCCCTGGCGTCGCCAACACTCAAAAGGCGCGTTGAAAAGTCGATATTTTATTGGGTGGCCTACGCTGGAGCAGCTGAAGAACCCAGGCTATCTTTCAAGTGGGCTACTCTCCATTGATCGTTTGGAACAATTTCTTGCACGGCGGCTACCTATCAACGATTTTCGTCGTCTCGATAAGACCTTGATCGTGACCGCGGCGGATGTTGATCAAAGCAAACGTGTCGTGTTTGGTAGAGGCTATCGAGACGACGTGCCGATCAGTCAAGCCTTGGCTGCGTCTTCTTGCGTGCCGGTGCTATTCCGGCCATATAAGATCGGCGATCGTTTCTACATGGATGGTGAGGTAGTGCGCACGCTTAGTGTTGATTTAGCAGTCGAAGCGGGTGCCGACGTTGTCGTTATCTCCAATGTATATCGGCCGTACTTAACGCGGCCCAATGAGTCATCCGTTGCGCTGCAAGGACTTGGTGCAGTGGCACGGCAGTCCTTGAATGTTGTGCTGTCTGAAAAAGAAAAGCGTGGATTGGATCTGATTCATCAGCAGTATCCTCATGTGAGGATTCTCAATGTCTCTGCTGATTTAGGTAAGTTCCCGTTTTTAAGTCGTCGTAACGGAAAAACACTATTGGGGCGCGGATATCGCGAAGCACTTCGCATTCTGAGTGCAGCTGCAAGCGATGGGGTGTTTGGGCGACGCTAG
- the sppA gene encoding signal peptide peptidase SppA yields the protein MMVECQNCQHTFRWQKPMQGDAPFSIDCAACGFRFSVDEDGQTYKKQAHPWILRKQNGQNELISTFGQLLQRIENGEISGDDEISRSGKRWKKLRQIEGLSNLFVAESRQQNLDLQPQTPASSEQNRVRHATMVGMPSSIPPPSAIASSAKKTMVGVPVQTPAKQPQKAKPIGSRTVLGTLPLAQKASADREKPPWQNSPIGENQSPLPLDEGSLHYSETTLRSPMAPELAISASLIRWRWWIVGGMGAIMMLASLVLIAAMLSGCGYVKSSQEEDPALEQKTLVELKLSQAPIEFPYRDPLSEDAIPLRKVLGHLNHIQQRNAGLFLELSPLSGTWARSQELKRTLVELRKSGKTVHCHIHNADNLSIAVASMGCDRISATPGALINLVGVALQVSYLKNLLSKIGLSAELLQVGRFKGAADPFTRDSMPEEVRQSLNQLADDLHAELVASLVDGRKLNAKQAQDIINNGPYSAEAALKLGLIDAVSFKDEARQQAKNASHALHVQVLEETEDPEKVDLGKLFEKLTEEPENEVEGNRVALVVLSGTIAESENESVNGIHSGPVQRMLRKIRDNHEIKAVVVRINSPGGSALASDLIWKSLRDLGKKKPLIISIGDMAASGGYYIASAGDTVFAEQTSIVGSIGVVGGKVSAADLAKRLGVHTEIIKRGNHGAWMSPAQPFSADERKTILSLMEQTYELFLKRITAGRGLSEKQLQPAAEGRIMVGTRARSAGLVDEIGGLEEALALAKSKGGLNPAAPVQAWPPPKTLLAVISETLGVHSSISTKQLMALSKTIGKQLELERSLDWYSLLQTSQQPVLTVLPFQVQAQ from the coding sequence ATGATGGTCGAATGCCAAAATTGCCAACACACCTTTCGTTGGCAAAAACCCATGCAAGGAGATGCGCCTTTTTCAATTGATTGCGCAGCTTGTGGATTTCGTTTCAGCGTCGATGAAGATGGGCAGACTTACAAAAAGCAAGCGCATCCTTGGATCTTGCGCAAACAAAATGGTCAAAACGAACTGATTAGCACCTTCGGCCAACTACTCCAGCGCATCGAAAACGGTGAGATTTCTGGAGACGATGAAATCTCCCGTAGCGGAAAACGCTGGAAAAAGCTCAGACAAATCGAAGGACTATCTAATCTGTTCGTGGCTGAATCTCGGCAACAAAACTTAGACCTTCAACCACAAACACCTGCTAGCTCAGAGCAAAATCGAGTACGGCACGCCACCATGGTGGGCATGCCATCATCGATTCCTCCTCCAAGTGCGATCGCTAGTAGCGCGAAAAAGACCATGGTTGGAGTACCGGTCCAGACACCTGCAAAGCAGCCACAAAAGGCAAAACCCATTGGCTCTCGCACGGTTTTGGGTACTCTACCCTTGGCTCAAAAGGCCTCTGCGGATCGTGAAAAACCGCCCTGGCAAAATTCTCCCATAGGTGAAAATCAATCCCCTTTGCCACTCGATGAGGGTTCGTTGCACTACTCCGAAACCACACTTCGAAGTCCAATGGCGCCCGAGCTCGCTATCTCGGCATCCCTCATTCGATGGCGGTGGTGGATTGTTGGTGGTATGGGAGCAATCATGATGCTTGCAAGTTTAGTCCTAATCGCCGCCATGCTAAGCGGGTGCGGCTACGTGAAAAGTTCCCAAGAAGAAGATCCAGCGCTGGAACAAAAAACGCTTGTCGAATTAAAACTCAGCCAAGCTCCGATCGAGTTTCCTTACCGAGACCCTTTGTCAGAAGACGCGATTCCACTAAGAAAAGTATTAGGGCACCTTAACCATATTCAACAAAGGAATGCAGGCCTGTTTTTAGAACTCAGTCCACTGTCGGGTACATGGGCTAGGTCGCAAGAGCTCAAGAGAACCTTAGTTGAACTGCGCAAAAGCGGTAAAACCGTTCACTGTCATATTCACAATGCAGACAATCTTTCTATTGCAGTGGCATCGATGGGATGTGATCGCATTAGCGCTACGCCCGGGGCACTGATTAACTTGGTTGGCGTTGCATTGCAGGTGAGCTACCTTAAAAACTTGCTCTCAAAAATAGGACTTTCTGCTGAACTTCTGCAAGTCGGTCGATTCAAAGGCGCAGCAGACCCTTTTACCCGAGACAGTATGCCAGAAGAAGTTCGGCAGTCCCTTAACCAGCTAGCAGATGATCTTCATGCTGAGCTTGTTGCTTCGTTGGTCGATGGCCGAAAGCTTAATGCAAAACAAGCTCAAGACATCATTAACAACGGACCGTACAGTGCTGAAGCAGCGTTAAAACTTGGACTGATTGATGCAGTCTCTTTTAAAGATGAAGCGCGACAACAAGCAAAAAATGCAAGTCATGCACTTCATGTGCAAGTTCTCGAAGAAACAGAAGACCCAGAAAAGGTAGATTTGGGCAAACTGTTTGAAAAACTCACTGAAGAGCCTGAAAATGAAGTTGAAGGAAATCGTGTTGCACTCGTCGTTCTATCAGGCACCATTGCCGAGAGTGAAAACGAAAGCGTAAACGGAATCCATTCAGGACCTGTACAGCGAATGCTTCGCAAAATTCGCGACAACCACGAGATCAAAGCCGTGGTTGTACGTATTAACTCTCCCGGTGGATCAGCTCTTGCGAGTGACCTCATTTGGAAGAGCCTTCGCGACCTTGGAAAGAAAAAGCCACTTATTATATCGATCGGAGATATGGCAGCAAGCGGCGGCTACTACATTGCTTCAGCTGGCGATACTGTTTTTGCTGAACAAACAAGCATCGTAGGCTCTATCGGCGTCGTTGGCGGCAAGGTGAGCGCTGCAGATCTGGCAAAGCGTCTTGGAGTTCACACGGAAATCATCAAACGAGGGAACCATGGCGCTTGGATGTCACCAGCGCAGCCCTTTTCCGCAGACGAGCGCAAAACTATTTTGAGCCTTATGGAACAGACCTATGAACTTTTCTTAAAGCGCATCACCGCGGGACGTGGACTGAGCGAGAAGCAATTGCAACCCGCTGCCGAAGGCCGCATCATGGTGGGAACGCGCGCACGTTCAGCCGGTCTAGTTGATGAAATAGGTGGCTTAGAAGAAGCCTTAGCTCTCGCAAAAAGCAAAGGTGGCCTTAACCCTGCTGCACCTGTGCAAGCATGGCCACCACCCAAAACTTTGCTTGCGGTGATCTCAGAAACCTTAGGTGTCCATTCATCGATAAGTACAAAACAACTGATGGCTTTGAGTAAAACCATTGGCAAGCAACTTGAACTTGAGCGAAGCCTAGACTGGTATTCTCTACTTCAAACAAGTCAGCAACCTGTACTGACCGTGCTACCCTTTCAAGTACAAGCCCAATAA